The Caviibacter abscessus genome window below encodes:
- the guaB gene encoding IMP dehydrogenase: MSKIILEGLTFDDVLLIPQASDVLPHKVCLKTNLTKNLQLNIPILSAAMDTVTESQLAIAIAREGGIGFIHKNMTIERQAEEVSKVKRSESGMITNPITLGVEATLNDAHKLMSKYKISGLPIIDDEMNLLGIITNRDLKYRENLDELAVNVMTKENLITAKIGTTFEQAKEILLKHRIEKLPIVENGKLKGLITIKDIDNVLNYPNACKDSKGRLRVGAAVGIGTDTIERVRALVEAGVDIVTVDSAHAHSKGVIDKVKELRATFPNLDLIGGNIVTKEAAKDLIDAGVNAVKVGIGPGSICTTRVIAGVGVPQITAIMEVYEYCKDKNVCVIADGGIKLSGDIVKAIAAGADCVMLGGLLAGTQEAPGEEIIYNGRTFKTYAGMGSISAMKRGSKDRYFQLESATDKLVPEGIESMVPYKGKIKDTLFQLCGGLRSGMGYCGAHSINELKESRKFVRITNAGLKESHPHDVIITKEAPNYTSIK, encoded by the coding sequence ATGAGTAAAATTATTTTAGAAGGTTTAACTTTTGATGATGTTTTATTAATACCACAAGCATCTGATGTATTACCGCATAAAGTTTGTTTAAAAACAAATTTGACAAAAAATTTACAACTTAACATTCCTATTTTAAGTGCAGCTATGGATACTGTTACTGAATCGCAACTTGCTATTGCTATAGCAAGAGAAGGTGGTATTGGATTTATTCACAAAAATATGACTATTGAAAGACAAGCAGAAGAGGTATCAAAAGTTAAGCGTTCAGAAAGTGGAATGATCACAAATCCAATAACACTTGGAGTTGAAGCTACTTTAAATGACGCTCATAAACTTATGAGTAAATACAAAATATCAGGATTACCCATAATTGATGATGAAATGAATTTACTTGGAATTATTACTAATCGTGATTTAAAATATCGTGAAAATTTAGATGAACTTGCAGTTAATGTTATGACTAAAGAAAATTTAATAACTGCAAAAATAGGTACTACTTTTGAACAGGCAAAAGAGATATTACTTAAACATAGAATTGAAAAATTACCAATAGTTGAAAATGGTAAATTAAAAGGATTAATAACTATAAAAGATATTGATAATGTATTAAATTATCCTAATGCATGTAAAGACAGTAAAGGTAGACTTCGTGTTGGAGCTGCTGTAGGTATAGGAACCGATACAATAGAAAGAGTTAGAGCTTTAGTTGAAGCTGGTGTCGACATTGTTACTGTAGACTCTGCTCATGCCCATTCTAAAGGAGTTATTGATAAAGTTAAAGAATTAAGAGCTACTTTCCCAAACTTAGATTTAATAGGTGGAAATATTGTTACTAAAGAAGCTGCCAAAGACTTAATTGACGCTGGTGTTAATGCAGTTAAAGTTGGGATTGGACCTGGTTCAATTTGTACTACTCGTGTTATTGCAGGTGTTGGTGTTCCACAAATTACTGCCATAATGGAAGTTTATGAATATTGTAAAGATAAAAATGTTTGTGTAATTGCAGATGGAGGAATTAAATTATCTGGAGATATAGTTAAAGCCATTGCTGCCGGCGCTGATTGTGTAATGCTTGGTGGATTACTTGCAGGTACACAAGAAGCTCCTGGAGAAGAAATAATTTATAACGGAAGAACATTTAAAACATATGCAGGTATGGGGTCTATTTCAGCAATGAAACGTGGAAGTAAAGACAGATATTTCCAACTTGAATCTGCTACTGATAAATTAGTACCTGAAGGTATTGAATCAATGGTTCCATATAAAGGAAAAATAAAAGATACTTTATTCCAACTATGTGGAGGTCTTCGTTCAGGAATGGGGTACTGTGGTGCACATTCAATAAATGAATTAAAAGAGAGTAGAAAATTTGTAAGAATAACAAATGCTGGACTTAAAGAAAGTCACCCACATGATGTAATTATTACAAAGGAAGCTCCAAATTACACTTCAATAAAATAG
- a CDS encoding TMEM164-related integral membrane acyltransferase: MIYKLETFGMLHIFLMLYSVILFITFTQIPKLLSKKHLNTYTILFGIFLLILKILDSYVVYKYENYGLLSILPLHLCNISLIIGAIFLITKNEILFNILYFFSFGAILAIIFPDYTTFNCWYYPLIYMSTHTFEYVILIYSILYLNVSITQKGYNITKLFMFALILINTFINHKFNTNFMFLNDYAVPFLKFIKPLVLYKILIILTYFIIYRIMYNHAIKKQGEQKI, translated from the coding sequence ATGATTTATAAATTAGAAACTTTTGGAATGCTACATATATTTTTAATGTTATATTCTGTCATTTTGTTTATAACATTTACACAAATTCCAAAATTATTATCAAAAAAACATTTAAACACATACACAATATTATTTGGTATATTTTTACTTATACTAAAAATTTTGGATTCTTATGTAGTTTATAAATATGAAAATTATGGACTGCTTAGTATATTGCCACTACATTTGTGCAATATATCTTTAATAATTGGTGCTATATTTCTTATAACTAAAAATGAGATTTTGTTTAATATTCTTTACTTTTTCTCGTTTGGAGCAATACTTGCAATAATATTTCCTGATTACACTACATTTAATTGCTGGTATTATCCATTAATATATATGTCAACACATACTTTTGAATATGTAATACTTATATATAGTATACTCTATCTTAACGTATCTATTACACAAAAAGGATATAATATTACAAAATTATTTATGTTTGCACTAATATTAATAAATACATTTATAAATCATAAATTTAACACTAATTTTATGTTTTTAAATGACTATGCTGTACCATTTTTAAAATTTATAAAGCCTTTAGTACTTTATAAAATATTAATTATATTAACATATTTTATCATATATAGAATTATGTATAACCACGCTATAAAAAAACAAGGAGAACAAAAAATATGA
- the ligA gene encoding NAD-dependent DNA ligase LigA, with translation MKMNKDYENYLNLKKEIEKYNYHYYEKNESLISDKQFDDLLKKLVEIEKLHPEYIDESSPTEHVGGYVNEKFSKVKHNAAMLSLANTYNINDIKDFNNRIQKLLNSNNKIEYVLELKLDGISISIIYENGILVRAVTRGDGIYGEDVTENVMQIKNIPHKLNKNINIEVRGEIVFPISKFNKLNELREINGEPVFANPRNAASGTIRQLDMNVVKERDLDCYLYYVVNSQDFGIKTHMESINLLKDLGFNTTGVFEIYNDFSDIEHAIEIWNTKRKKLDYETDGLVLKINDITLYEKLGYTAKSPRWAIAYKFKPDQAITKIISIDYQVGRTGVVTPVANFEPANLSGSVVKRASLHNFDEIYKKDIRIFDTVVVEKAAEIIPQVINVLFEKRTGIEKRIEKPKLCPSCGYELHSFENIIALKCINPYCPEQLTRLIEYFVSRDCMNIKGLGTKIIRKLIDLGLITNILDLYNLKNLKDELIQIDKMGEKNVENLLNSIEKSINNSFDKVIYSLGINYVGKTTASLICDRYQNIDDLIDADVKALSQIKGVGEKVANSVYSYFRNANSIRIINGLKEIGFNLKNVKQEKLFNNNISGKSFLATGTFTNFKREDIKEIINKYNGVYLSAVSKNLDYLIAGEKAGSKLEKATNLGIKILTEDEFLILLGKN, from the coding sequence ATGAAAATGAATAAAGATTATGAAAATTATCTAAATTTAAAAAAAGAAATTGAAAAATATAATTATCATTATTATGAAAAAAATGAAAGTTTAATTTCAGATAAACAATTTGATGATTTATTAAAAAAATTAGTTGAAATTGAAAAATTGCATCCTGAATATATTGATGAATCCTCTCCTACTGAACATGTGGGTGGATACGTTAATGAAAAATTTTCAAAAGTTAAGCATAATGCAGCTATGTTAAGTTTAGCTAATACATATAACATAAATGATATAAAAGATTTTAATAATAGGATTCAAAAGTTATTAAATTCTAATAATAAAATAGAATATGTTCTTGAGTTAAAGCTTGATGGAATAAGTATAAGTATAATTTATGAAAATGGTATACTTGTTAGAGCTGTAACACGTGGTGATGGTATTTATGGAGAAGATGTTACAGAAAATGTAATGCAAATAAAAAATATCCCTCACAAACTAAATAAAAATATAAATATTGAAGTACGTGGTGAAATTGTATTTCCTATTTCTAAATTTAATAAATTAAATGAATTAAGAGAAATAAATGGAGAACCTGTTTTTGCAAATCCTAGAAATGCTGCTTCAGGTACTATAAGACAGCTTGATATGAATGTTGTAAAAGAAAGAGATTTAGATTGTTATTTATACTATGTTGTAAATTCTCAGGATTTTGGTATTAAAACTCATATGGAGAGCATTAATTTATTAAAAGACTTAGGATTTAATACAACTGGTGTATTTGAAATATATAATGATTTCTCTGATATTGAACATGCAATTGAAATTTGGAATACAAAAAGAAAAAAATTGGATTATGAAACAGATGGTTTAGTTTTAAAAATAAATGATATTACTTTATATGAAAAATTAGGTTATACTGCTAAGAGTCCAAGATGGGCTATTGCATATAAATTTAAACCTGATCAAGCGATTACCAAAATAATTTCTATTGATTATCAAGTTGGTAGAACAGGCGTAGTTACTCCTGTTGCGAATTTTGAACCTGCAAATTTATCAGGTTCAGTTGTAAAACGTGCTTCTTTACACAATTTTGATGAAATTTATAAAAAAGATATAAGAATTTTTGATACTGTGGTTGTTGAAAAAGCTGCTGAAATTATACCTCAAGTAATAAATGTTTTATTTGAAAAAAGAACAGGTATAGAAAAAAGAATTGAAAAACCCAAATTATGTCCAAGTTGTGGATATGAATTACATTCATTTGAAAACATAATAGCATTAAAATGTATAAATCCTTATTGTCCTGAACAATTAACACGACTTATTGAATATTTTGTTTCAAGAGATTGTATGAATATAAAAGGTCTTGGAACAAAAATAATAAGAAAACTTATTGATTTAGGGTTAATAACTAATATCCTTGATTTATATAATTTAAAAAATCTTAAAGATGAATTAATACAAATTGATAAAATGGGCGAAAAAAATGTTGAAAATTTACTTAACAGCATTGAAAAAAGTATAAATAATTCTTTTGATAAAGTAATTTATTCTTTAGGAATTAATTATGTTGGAAAAACTACTGCTTCTTTAATATGCGATAGATACCAAAATATTGATGATTTAATAGACGCTGATGTCAAAGCTTTATCTCAAATAAAAGGTGTTGGAGAAAAAGTTGCAAATTCTGTATACTCATATTTTAGAAATGCAAATTCAATTAGAATAATTAATGGACTTAAAGAAATTGGTTTTAATCTAAAAAATGTCAAACAAGAAAAACTGTTTAACAATAATATATCAGGTAAATCTTTCTTAGCAACTGGTACATTTACTAATTTTAAAAGGGAAGATATAAAAGAAATTATAAATAAGTATAACGGTGTATACTTAAGTGCTGTTTCAAAAAATTTAGACTACTTAATTGCTGGAGAAAAAGCAGGTTCTAAACTTGAAAAAGCCACTAACTTAGGTATAAAAATTTTAACAGAAGATGAATTTTTAATATTATTAGGAAAAAATTAA
- a CDS encoding PTS sugar transporter subunit IIB yields the protein MTFLVACANGAGTSLMMKLTAEKVIKRNNIQCTKIHHCSLSEGKGQAKMYDVTLCPLAFIKEFNQAVEAGKKVIGLKNPISDKEMEEKLKEAGIIS from the coding sequence ATGACATTTTTAGTAGCATGTGCAAATGGTGCAGGAACAAGCTTAATGATGAAACTAACAGCAGAAAAAGTAATAAAAAGAAACAATATACAATGTACTAAAATACATCACTGTTCTTTATCAGAAGGTAAGGGACAAGCTAAAATGTATGATGTGACATTATGTCCTTTGGCATTTATAAAGGAATTTAACCAAGCAGTTGAAGCAGGTAAAAAAGTAATAGGACTTAAAAACCCAATATCTGATAAAGAAATGGAAGAAAAATTAAAAGAAGCAGGAATTATTTCATAA
- the asnA gene encoding aspartate--ammonia ligase, which translates to MNIKIQKKYEPIFNILDMEIAIKQIKDFFEVELAKALNLTRISAPLFVRLDSGLNDTLNGIERPVSFDMKEEPNQTIEIVHSLAKWKRYALKRYGFKEGFGLYTDMNAIRRDEDLDNIHSIYVDQWDWEFIINNSNRNIEFLKEVVKKIYSVLLKTEEMLKEKYPTKYTPFLAKEIHFITSQELEDMYPTLTTKEREKEITKKYGAVFLMQIGDILNSGQKHDGRAPDYDDWKLNGDILVYNEILDIAFEISSMGIRVDKTSLKSQLDLCNIKNYTNFHKMLLNDELPLTIGGGIGQSRLCMLFLKTAHIGEVQASLWTAEIEKDCEKLGINLL; encoded by the coding sequence ATGAACATAAAAATACAAAAAAAATATGAACCAATATTCAATATACTTGATATGGAAATAGCAATAAAACAAATTAAAGATTTCTTTGAAGTTGAACTTGCAAAAGCTTTAAATTTAACTAGAATATCAGCACCTTTATTTGTACGTTTAGATTCAGGTTTAAATGATACATTAAATGGGATTGAAAGACCTGTTAGCTTTGATATGAAAGAAGAACCTAATCAAACTATTGAAATTGTTCACTCTCTTGCAAAATGGAAAAGATATGCACTTAAAAGATATGGATTTAAGGAAGGTTTCGGCTTATATACAGACATGAATGCTATAAGAAGAGATGAAGACTTAGATAATATTCATTCTATATATGTAGACCAATGGGATTGGGAATTTATTATTAATAATAGCAACAGAAATATTGAATTTTTAAAAGAAGTTGTAAAAAAAATATATTCAGTTCTTTTAAAAACTGAAGAAATGTTAAAAGAAAAATACCCTACTAAATATACTCCATTTTTAGCAAAAGAAATACATTTTATTACTTCACAAGAGTTAGAAGATATGTATCCAACTTTAACAACTAAAGAACGTGAAAAAGAAATTACTAAAAAATATGGTGCCGTATTTCTTATGCAAATAGGAGATATTTTAAATTCAGGTCAAAAACATGATGGTCGTGCTCCTGATTATGATGATTGGAAATTAAATGGAGATATATTAGTATACAATGAAATACTTGATATCGCTTTTGAAATTTCTTCAATGGGTATAAGAGTTGATAAAACTTCATTAAAAAGTCAACTTGATTTATGTAATATAAAAAACTATACTAACTTTCATAAAATGCTTTTAAATGATGAGTTACCTCTTACAATAGGTGGCGGTATAGGTCAATCAAGATTATGTATGTTATTTTTAAAAACTGCTCATATAGGAGAGGTGCAAGCTTCATTATGGACTGCTGAAATTGAAAAAGATTGTGAAAAATTAGGTATTAATTTATTATAA
- a CDS encoding BglG family transcription antiterminator — MYIDKALYDLINLLLISQKEQTVTELAKKIGKSRRIVYYNLEKINIELSKLNIEIIVNDKKNGIVINNKQSEILRNLILDKEYILSKLERELAITLLIATNPKKQTLDFLVNTFMVSKNSILSDINYIKSKLKKFNNKIKISSANKGGYRIVGPELIQIQYIYTILKKISELKNYKYFDFIQNLYKNTSIVFSDEFIESLINEFYILQEKLGKKVSVKETEHFIFSFPYLYLFAVRIKNKDIEKELMVLKERLEYKILKDTLYTFSRDFNLEYNDKIIMLFTLIVLCTGKITDSHNDSKDYEKLREIANMLISNFENETKFKINDKIQISNDLVTYLKVMGFRRKYNIISQDINVDKVKKEYKSVFDIVKKISKTNNLDFNDDDISIISLNLARVVNIVKKINILIITNEGNIIKKLLVSNLEKLFSNIQIIDIIDKSKFSKYNTDNIDLIISTEDDIKYKNGVVYVDYLLSNENLIDIFTNILKITENIL, encoded by the coding sequence ATGTATATTGATAAGGCACTTTATGACTTAATAAATCTTTTATTAATTTCTCAAAAAGAGCAAACTGTAACTGAACTTGCAAAAAAAATTGGAAAAAGCAGAAGAATTGTTTATTATAATTTAGAAAAAATTAATATTGAATTATCAAAATTAAATATTGAGATTATAGTAAATGATAAAAAAAATGGAATAGTTATAAATAATAAGCAAAGCGAAATTTTAAGAAATTTAATACTGGACAAAGAATATATATTAAGTAAATTAGAAAGAGAGTTAGCTATAACTTTATTAATTGCAACAAATCCAAAAAAACAGACTTTAGATTTCTTGGTTAATACATTTATGGTTAGCAAAAATTCTATATTGTCAGATATTAATTACATAAAATCCAAATTAAAAAAATTTAATAATAAAATTAAAATAAGTTCAGCTAATAAAGGTGGCTATAGAATAGTAGGACCTGAATTAATTCAAATACAATATATATATACAATTTTAAAAAAAATTTCTGAATTAAAAAATTATAAATATTTTGATTTTATTCAAAATCTTTATAAAAATACAAGCATTGTTTTTTCTGATGAATTTATTGAATCACTGATAAATGAGTTTTATATTTTGCAAGAAAAATTAGGGAAAAAAGTAAGTGTAAAAGAAACTGAACATTTTATTTTTTCTTTTCCTTATTTATATTTGTTTGCAGTTAGAATAAAAAATAAAGATATAGAAAAAGAGTTAATGGTTTTAAAGGAAAGACTTGAATATAAAATATTAAAAGATACTTTATATACTTTTAGTAGAGATTTTAATTTAGAATATAACGATAAGATTATAATGCTATTTACTTTAATTGTTTTATGTACTGGTAAAATTACTGATTCGCATAATGATAGTAAAGATTATGAAAAGCTAAGAGAAATTGCAAACATGTTAATTAGTAATTTTGAAAATGAAACAAAATTTAAAATAAATGATAAAATACAAATATCAAATGATCTGGTAACTTATTTAAAAGTAATGGGATTTAGAAGAAAATACAATATAATATCACAAGATATAAATGTAGATAAAGTAAAAAAAGAATACAAAAGTGTATTTGATATTGTAAAAAAAATATCGAAAACTAATAATTTAGATTTTAATGATGATGATATTTCTATAATTAGCTTAAATCTTGCAAGAGTAGTAAATATAGTAAAAAAAATTAATATACTTATAATAACAAATGAAGGTAATATTATAAAAAAATTATTAGTATCAAATTTAGAAAAACTTTTTTCAAATATACAAATTATTGATATTATTGATAAATCAAAATTTTCTAAATACAATACGGATAATATTGATTTAATAATATCTACAGAAGATGATATTAAGTATAAAAATGGCGTAGTATACGTTGATTACTTATTAAGTAATGAAAATTTAATTGATATATTTACAAATATATTAAAAATAACTGAAAATATATTATAA
- a CDS encoding L-ribulose-5-phosphate 3-epimerase, whose translation MRNYVLGVYEKAMPNSLTIEEKLKYAKELGYDFLELSVDETEEKLSRLDWDKKTVDELVFAMKRVDFPIRSLCLSGQRKYPMGSLDKNTRLKSMEIITKAIKLADSLGVRIIQLAGYDVYYEKGNEETKKLFIHNLKKAVEIASKYGIILAFETMETDFMDTVKKAKIIVNKINSPFLKIYPDLGNIKNSSLIYGHDVLDDINEGESLTVAAHIKESIPGHYREIPFLTGHVNFKECLTALWNLGVRRYVTELWYTGAEDFTVDLKFAVKTFRKMLDEIEGETKC comes from the coding sequence ATGAGAAATTATGTTTTAGGTGTTTATGAAAAAGCTATGCCAAATAGCCTTACAATTGAAGAAAAACTTAAATATGCAAAAGAATTAGGATATGATTTTTTAGAATTAAGTGTAGATGAAACAGAAGAAAAATTATCAAGATTAGATTGGGATAAAAAAACTGTTGATGAATTAGTATTTGCGATGAAAAGAGTGGATTTTCCTATAAGAAGTCTTTGCTTATCAGGGCAAAGAAAATATCCAATGGGTTCATTAGATAAAAATACAAGATTAAAAAGTATGGAGATTATAACTAAAGCAATTAAATTAGCAGATTCTTTAGGTGTTAGAATAATACAGTTAGCAGGTTATGATGTATATTATGAAAAGGGGAACGAAGAAACAAAAAAACTTTTTATACATAATTTAAAAAAGGCTGTAGAAATTGCATCAAAATACGGAATTATACTTGCTTTTGAAACTATGGAAACTGATTTTATGGATACAGTGAAAAAAGCAAAAATAATTGTAAATAAAATAAATTCTCCATTTTTAAAAATATATCCTGACCTTGGAAATATTAAAAATTCATCATTAATATATGGTCATGATGTATTAGATGATATAAACGAAGGAGAATCTTTAACAGTTGCAGCACATATAAAAGAAAGTATACCGGGGCATTATAGAGAAATTCCATTTTTAACAGGGCATGTTAATTTTAAAGAATGTCTGACAGCTCTATGGAATTTAGGTGTTAGAAGATATGTGACTGAATTATGGTATACAGGGGCAGAAGATTTTACAGTTGATTTAAAATTTGCCGTTAAAACATTTAGAAAAATGCTAGATGAAATAGAGGGTGAAACTAAATGTTAG
- the ulaG gene encoding L-ascorbate 6-phosphate lactonase, producing MSKVNEITRESWILNTFPEWGTWINEEIDEEIVEKNKVAMWWLGNMGTWIKTEGDANICIDLWLSTGKRTKTNKFMKEKHQHQRAVGCVKLQPNLRNTPCLIDPFKITKIDAILATHSHSDHIDVNVAAAITQNCPEAKFIGPKTCAQLWRKWGVPEDRIVTVRPGDVVKIKDMEIVMLESFDRTMLLTVEDDVVLKGHMPPDMNDMAVNYLVKTSGGNIYHAGDSHYSNYYVKHARDHKIDVALVGYGENPRGMTDKLTASDVLRVAESLDTQVVIPIHHDIWTNFMADPKEIQVLWNMRKNRMKYTFKPYIWQPGGKFIFPDNKDDMEYMYPRGFEDAFEIEPDLPFIQIL from the coding sequence TTGTCAAAAGTAAATGAGATAACTAGAGAAAGTTGGATACTAAATACATTCCCAGAATGGGGAACTTGGATTAATGAAGAAATAGATGAAGAAATAGTTGAAAAAAATAAAGTTGCCATGTGGTGGCTTGGAAATATGGGAACTTGGATTAAAACAGAAGGCGATGCAAATATTTGTATTGACTTATGGTTGTCAACAGGAAAAAGAACAAAAACAAATAAATTCATGAAAGAAAAACACCAACATCAAAGAGCAGTAGGGTGTGTTAAATTACAACCTAATTTAAGAAATACACCTTGTTTAATAGATCCTTTTAAAATAACTAAAATAGATGCTATTCTTGCAACACATAGTCATAGTGATCATATAGATGTTAATGTCGCAGCAGCAATTACTCAAAATTGCCCTGAAGCAAAATTTATAGGTCCAAAAACTTGTGCACAACTATGGAGAAAGTGGGGAGTTCCTGAGGATAGAATTGTAACTGTAAGACCAGGAGATGTTGTTAAAATAAAAGACATGGAAATAGTTATGTTAGAATCTTTTGATAGAACTATGTTATTAACAGTTGAAGATGATGTAGTTTTAAAAGGTCATATGCCTCCTGATATGAATGATATGGCGGTAAATTACTTAGTTAAGACATCTGGTGGAAATATTTACCATGCAGGGGATTCACATTACTCAAATTATTATGTTAAACATGCAAGAGATCATAAAATTGATGTAGCTTTAGTAGGATATGGTGAAAATCCTAGAGGAATGACAGACAAATTAACAGCTTCAGATGTTTTAAGAGTAGCTGAAAGTTTAGATACTCAAGTAGTTATACCAATTCATCATGATATATGGACTAATTTCATGGCTGATCCTAAAGAAATACAAGTATTATGGAATATGAGAAAAAATAGAATGAAATATACATTCAAACCATATATTTGGCAACCTGGAGGTAAATTCATATTCCCTGATAATAAAGATGATATGGAATATATGTATCCTCGTGGATTTGAAGATGCTTTTGAAATCGAACCTGATTTACCATTTATTCAAATATTATAA
- a CDS encoding L-ribulose-5-phosphate 4-epimerase: protein MLEELKKRVYKANMDLPKYNLVKFTWGNVSEIDREKGLFVIKPSGVEYEKLTYEDMVVVDLNGNAVEGKYKPSSDTPTHLELYKAFENIGAIVHTHSTWATSFAQAGRDIPCYGTTHADSIYGSVPCSRNLTKEEIDSGYEKNTGKVIIETFKDLDYVATPAILCRNHGSFAWGENAKKAVYNAVVLEEVAKMALLTELLNKDVCEAPKIIQDKHYFRKHGKDAYYGND from the coding sequence ATGTTAGAAGAACTAAAAAAAAGAGTATACAAAGCTAATATGGATTTACCTAAATATAATTTAGTAAAATTTACTTGGGGAAATGTTAGTGAAATAGATAGAGAAAAAGGTCTTTTTGTAATTAAACCAAGTGGCGTTGAATATGAAAAACTGACATATGAAGATATGGTAGTAGTTGATCTTAATGGAAATGCAGTCGAAGGAAAATATAAACCATCATCAGACACACCAACACATTTAGAATTATATAAGGCCTTTGAAAATATAGGAGCAATAGTTCATACTCACTCAACTTGGGCTACAAGTTTTGCACAAGCAGGTAGAGATATTCCTTGTTACGGGACAACTCATGCTGACAGCATATATGGAAGTGTTCCTTGCAGTAGAAATCTTACAAAAGAAGAAATAGATAGTGGATATGAAAAAAATACAGGTAAAGTTATAATAGAAACTTTTAAAGATTTAGATTATGTTGCAACACCTGCAATTTTATGTAGAAATCATGGATCATTTGCATGGGGAGAAAATGCCAAAAAAGCTGTATATAATGCAGTTGTATTAGAAGAAGTAGCAAAAATGGCACTTTTAACAGAATTGTTAAATAAAGATGTTTGTGAAGCACCTAAAATAATACAAGATAAACATTATTTCAGAAAACACGGTAAAGATGCTTACTATGGTAATGATTGA